From the genome of Synergistaceae bacterium:
ATCTGGATAATAAGCAAATAAAGCAAACTCTGAACTATACACCGGACATCCTACAGCAGCGCCATGCGATAACGTTTTTCAGGACGACCTACACGCCTGTAAGCAAACTCTACTACCACGCGTTCGCTCATTGTCAGAAATTCAAGATACCTTCTAGCCGTTGAACGTGATATGCCAAGCTTGTCGCCCACTTCCTGAGCTGAAAATGTGTCATTGTTTTCTTTAAGGAATGTCTCGACATCGTTTAGACATTTGAGCTGTAGCCCCTTAGGTATCGTCCTGTTGTTAGCCCAGGACGGATCACGGCTCTTCATTGAGATGAGCGTGTCGAGATCCTCCTGCTGCCATGGTCTCGTCCTCCCTGTCAGGCTGTGGTGGTAAACCTGATAGTTGCGCAACGCGAGCCGCAGCCTGTCAAAAGAAAACGGCTTTATAAGGAATTCGAAAACTCCCTGGCAAAGGGCCTTGCGCACAAGCTCCGGACTCTCTCCGGATGAAGCAACGATGTAGTCCGTCCTGGGAAACTCCTTACGAAGTTCATCCAGCCCGTCCAGCGCATTAAATTCTTTCAGGTACAGGTCAAGCAGGACAAGATCAGTATCGACACAGCGCAGCGCTTCAAACATCTGCGGACCTGTCGATACGCATTTGAGCACTGTAAACGCAGCCTCATCGGCAATCAGGTCGGAGTAGAGTTTCTGGAGCAGCGGGTCTGCTTCGGCAATAAGCACTTTAAGTATACGCAAGTAGGACTCCCCCTTTATTCAGGAGTTAAGACCCGGACAGAAAGAGCCTTAACTGACATACAAGACATAACACACTCAAAAGAGGAGTAAGGAAGGTAAAAGGCCTGCTTCCATCAGTTCATTGCATCCCCTTTCCAAATACGGGAGGTGGCTCCGTTTCCAGAGATACCCATCGGTCAGCCGCCGTGGAAAACGCATTTCTTTAGGCTCTCTGACTCGGGGTCAATAATATTCTAATTCTATTAGGTTACATCAAAAAACCCATTTTAGTCAAGGAATAATCAAAATTAACGGATATTGATTTTTTAAAGTATATAAGCTATGATGCCCTGTGTTATGGAGATTTATTCCGCCTATTGGTAAAATCTGCGGGTATATCTGTACCTGCTTAAGAGGTGTATCGGAAGATGAAAGAAGATTCGGTCCGTTCCGTGGACAGAGCTTTCTCAATATTAAAAGCTTTCAGCAGAGATGATCATAAGCTCACATTGAGTGAGCTCGCAGAGCGTGTCGATCTGCCCATCACAACAACCTTGAGGATTGCTAACACGCTGGAAAAGCTGAACATGCTCCAGCGCCACAGCGACAGAAGTTACTCACTCGGCAATCAGCTCTATCTGCTGGGTAATATTGCAA
Proteins encoded in this window:
- a CDS encoding response regulator, with product MRILKVLIAEADPLLQKLYSDLIADEAAFTVLKCVSTGPQMFEALRCVDTDLVLLDLYLKEFNALDGLDELRKEFPRTDYIVASSGESPELVRKALCQGVFEFLIKPFSFDRLRLALRNYQVYHHSLTGRTRPWQQEDLDTLISMKSRDPSWANNRTIPKGLQLKCLNDVETFLKENNDTFSAQEVGDKLGISRSTARRYLEFLTMSERVVVEFAYRRVGRPEKRYRMALL